Proteins found in one Gadus macrocephalus chromosome 23, ASM3116895v1 genomic segment:
- the LOC132452548 gene encoding C-C motif chemokine 20-like isoform X1: protein MTTCGTVTKSLLLLAVVVALTGQGSAAVEKFSDCCTKVSREKIPETIVGFIVQKRNNHCVNAIIFQTESGGLYCSKYDEPWVKRKVMQLGGTKIAALASTPSLLKLITSSSSPPPLEGTTGMPSTHYTVQ, encoded by the exons ATGACGACCTGTGGCACCGTGACGaagagcctgctgctgctggctgtggTGGTCGCTCTGACCGGACAAGGGTctgcag CAGTTGAGAAGTTCTCTGATTGCTGCACCAAGGTGAGCAGAGAGAAGATCCCTGAAACCATCGTGGGCTTCATTGTGCAAAAGAGAAACAATCACTGTGTCAATGCCATCAT TTTCCAAACGGAGAGTGGTGGTTTGTACTGCAGCAAATATGATGAGCCCTGGGTGAAGAGGAAGGTCATGCAGCTTGG GGGGACAAAAATAGCAGCATtggcctccaccccctccctcctgaagctcatcacctccagctcctctcctccaccattgGAGGGAACCACCGGCATGCCCTCAACGCATTATACCGTCCAATAG
- the LOC132452548 gene encoding C-C motif chemokine 20-like isoform X2, with the protein MTTCGTVTKSLLLLAVVVALTGQGSAVEKFSDCCTKVSREKIPETIVGFIVQKRNNHCVNAIIFQTESGGLYCSKYDEPWVKRKVMQLGGTKIAALASTPSLLKLITSSSSPPPLEGTTGMPSTHYTVQ; encoded by the exons ATGACGACCTGTGGCACCGTGACGaagagcctgctgctgctggctgtggTGGTCGCTCTGACCGGACAAGGGTctgcag TTGAGAAGTTCTCTGATTGCTGCACCAAGGTGAGCAGAGAGAAGATCCCTGAAACCATCGTGGGCTTCATTGTGCAAAAGAGAAACAATCACTGTGTCAATGCCATCAT TTTCCAAACGGAGAGTGGTGGTTTGTACTGCAGCAAATATGATGAGCCCTGGGTGAAGAGGAAGGTCATGCAGCTTGG GGGGACAAAAATAGCAGCATtggcctccaccccctccctcctgaagctcatcacctccagctcctctcctccaccattgGAGGGAACCACCGGCATGCCCTCAACGCATTATACCGTCCAATAG